The following are encoded in a window of Bacillus sp. SORGH_AS_0510 genomic DNA:
- a CDS encoding phosphotransferase, whose translation MEQHSFQLLEAINKNANLNQKKMAEICGISIGKVNYLIHDLTFGEYIYSEKKGRNISYFLTQKGIDSLKNGIEAFHDKKVNIHQEPLTEIKQAVILAAGSRKDFNKPAGLMPIDDTTLLKRNVDILQENGINHIVIVTGYQHEALEEFPEFSHLHFVHNPKYKWTGSMASLALAYEFISEDILLIEDDILIEERAIKEMLMHPQRDSVLITDESGSGDEAFVELRNGYLYKVAKDIHQFNHVDGEMIGFSKLSYEVFTKMVNDYKENNKNPFMNYEYMLLDVSRHYNIGFLKMHNLIWGEIDSRQHYDIIINKTYPILKRKEAEFREIQIKSYLMEALDLAYEDIQEIQPFGGMTNKNFKVTVNDKEYVLRIPGNGTEQMINRKEEKINSTLVSQLGIDTEIAYFNEESGVKIAELIPNAETLTGKTAKRQDYMTLTTAVLRKLHESGIEMANRFDVFENITKYEQLMEEANGQPYEHYDEVRAQVMVLKDVYQGMNIELKPCHNDLVPENLVKSGTDKVYLIDWEYAGMNDPMWDVAAHSIECEFTPEDEELFLSLYLQQDEVPLDIQQRVLMNKIFQDFLWSIWTIIKEAKGDDFGQYGINRFNRARENLNHELIRELAYSYEK comes from the coding sequence ATGGAACAGCACTCATTTCAATTATTAGAGGCGATTAATAAAAATGCCAACTTAAATCAAAAAAAGATGGCTGAGATCTGCGGGATTTCAATCGGAAAGGTCAATTATCTGATCCATGATTTAACGTTCGGAGAGTATATTTACAGCGAAAAAAAGGGTAGAAATATCAGCTATTTTTTAACACAAAAAGGAATTGATTCGTTAAAGAATGGAATCGAAGCTTTTCATGATAAAAAGGTTAATATCCATCAAGAACCGTTAACAGAGATTAAACAGGCTGTTATTTTAGCAGCAGGCTCTAGAAAAGACTTTAACAAACCTGCAGGGTTAATGCCTATTGATGATACCACATTATTAAAAAGGAATGTAGATATTCTACAGGAAAACGGCATTAATCATATCGTTATTGTCACTGGCTACCAACACGAAGCCTTGGAAGAGTTTCCAGAATTCAGTCATCTACACTTTGTCCATAATCCCAAATATAAATGGACCGGTTCAATGGCGTCATTAGCACTCGCGTATGAGTTCATTTCTGAGGATATTCTCCTCATTGAAGATGATATTTTAATTGAAGAACGTGCGATAAAGGAAATGCTTATGCATCCACAACGCGATAGCGTTCTGATCACGGATGAAAGCGGCTCGGGAGACGAGGCATTTGTAGAGCTAAGAAATGGTTATCTTTATAAAGTAGCAAAAGATATTCATCAATTCAACCATGTTGATGGTGAAATGATTGGTTTCAGTAAGCTATCCTATGAAGTTTTTACAAAAATGGTCAATGACTATAAAGAAAACAACAAGAATCCATTTATGAACTATGAATATATGCTGCTTGATGTATCCAGACATTATAATATTGGCTTTCTAAAAATGCACAACCTGATTTGGGGAGAAATTGATAGCCGACAGCATTACGATATCATCATTAATAAAACTTATCCGATTCTTAAAAGAAAAGAAGCGGAGTTCAGAGAAATTCAAATCAAGAGCTACTTAATGGAGGCCCTTGATCTGGCCTATGAAGACATTCAAGAAATCCAGCCGTTTGGCGGAATGACCAACAAGAACTTTAAGGTAACGGTCAATGATAAGGAGTATGTTCTCCGGATTCCTGGAAATGGAACCGAGCAGATGATCAACCGTAAAGAGGAGAAGATTAATTCGACTCTAGTTAGTCAACTTGGCATCGATACAGAAATCGCATATTTTAATGAAGAATCAGGCGTCAAAATTGCTGAACTAATTCCCAATGCGGAGACATTAACGGGAAAAACAGCTAAACGTCAGGATTACATGACGTTAACAACGGCAGTTCTTAGAAAGCTTCACGAATCTGGTATAGAGATGGCCAATCGATTTGATGTGTTTGAAAATATTACAAAGTATGAACAATTGATGGAGGAAGCCAATGGGCAGCCTTATGAACATTATGATGAAGTAAGAGCGCAGGTTATGGTTTTAAAGGATGTTTATCAAGGGATGAATATTGAATTAAAACCATGCCACAATGACTTGGTTCCCGAGAACCTAGTGAAAAGCGGGACTGATAAGGTGTATTTAATCGACTGGGAATATGCTGGTATGAACGACCCGATGTGGGATGTCGCGGCACACTCGATAGAATGTGAGTTTACACCAGAGGATGAGGAATTGTTCTTATCGCTTTACCTACAACAGGATGAAGTTCCACTCGACATTCAACAAAGAGTACTAATGAATAAAATCTTCCAAGATTTCCTTTGGAGCATATGGACAATTATTAAAGAAGCCAAGGGTGATGACTTTGGTCAGTACGGAATTAATCGCTTTAACAGAGCTAGAGAGAATTTAAATCATGAATTGATAAGGGAGTTGGCATACTCGTATGAAAAATAA
- a CDS encoding glucosaminidase domain-containing protein, which yields MKKKRVTAFVLATMLFSSTASGASAAGTYTWKYQNNSWYYLSPTGKAVTGWVQYNKQWYYLGSNGVMRTGWLLDKNLWYFLDKKSGAMKTGWLKDNNIWYYLLSSGAMKTGWLLDKNLWYFLDKSGAMKTGWIVDKDLKYYLNPSGDMVTGQKFIDGKPYVFNSSGALNTNPITGWFRDGSIVMYFDQTGVMHTGWLENDMNKYYFKQDGLIHTGWLTENDRKYFFNSDGKMQVGWLIDGGQRYYLGADGVMQTGWLNEGGKTYYLGTDGVMYKGWLTEGDKKFYLTEDGSMATGWKTIGDQRYYFSTDGVMQTGWITEEGSSYYLATDGTMYKGWLTEGDKKFFFGADGKMLTGLQTVETQLYYFGTDGIMQTGGWGFVNNKWYYFGADGTASKGWLTEGEKKYYLDTDGSMVIGWKFLNNNTWYYFNSNGTMATGWVLDKNKWYYLNTNGEMQTGWLTENSSTYYLNRSSGEMVIGWLAIDNNWYYFDTNGKMVTSEKVIDGKTYNFFPNGVLNTGPVVKTTSYNYSFQEMLDIEMKKNPQTDKYRYAKAYVSSDFVLKDLKDPTKGVVTSTTPLNVREDTNTNSFIFGALKSGASVTIVSTVGNWYEIKYDTWRNAKAEDVSYYLNPNTFSSNSTEYFQFLLLSKSAGTSAQDLNAKTLTGKGILQGKGQAFIDASKQYNVNEVYLISHALLETGNGTSQLAKGIVVDTVDGKAVEPKTVYNMYGIGAIDSCPNTCGAQYAYKQGWFTPEAAIIGGAQFIGQGYINAAAPQNTLYKMRWNPLNPNHQYATDIGWAAKQTNNIKKIYDSLSSYTLYYDIPQYK from the coding sequence TTGAAGAAAAAACGTGTCACTGCGTTTGTACTGGCCACCATGTTGTTCTCTTCCACAGCTTCTGGTGCTTCCGCAGCTGGAACCTACACTTGGAAGTATCAGAACAACAGCTGGTATTACCTGTCGCCAACAGGTAAGGCTGTAACAGGATGGGTACAATATAATAAACAATGGTACTACCTTGGCAGTAACGGAGTAATGAGAACTGGCTGGCTCCTAGACAAAAACCTATGGTATTTCCTCGATAAGAAAAGCGGTGCGATGAAAACGGGCTGGCTGAAGGATAATAATATTTGGTACTACCTTTTATCAAGCGGTGCGATGAAAACTGGCTGGCTCCTCGATAAAAATCTATGGTATTTCCTCGATAAAAGTGGTGCGATGAAAACCGGCTGGATTGTCGATAAAGACCTCAAGTACTATTTAAATCCAAGCGGAGATATGGTTACAGGTCAAAAATTCATTGATGGAAAACCATATGTGTTCAATTCATCAGGTGCACTAAATACGAATCCAATTACTGGCTGGTTCCGCGATGGTTCCATCGTTATGTACTTTGATCAAACGGGTGTCATGCATACTGGTTGGTTAGAGAATGACATGAATAAGTATTATTTTAAACAAGATGGTCTTATCCATACTGGCTGGTTAACAGAAAATGATCGAAAGTATTTCTTTAATAGTGATGGAAAGATGCAAGTTGGTTGGTTAATTGACGGTGGCCAAAGATATTACCTTGGTGCAGATGGCGTCATGCAAACCGGTTGGCTGAACGAAGGCGGAAAGACTTATTATTTAGGCACAGACGGTGTTATGTATAAAGGCTGGCTCACCGAGGGTGATAAGAAGTTTTACCTGACTGAGGATGGAAGTATGGCAACCGGCTGGAAAACCATTGGTGATCAGCGGTATTACTTTAGTACAGATGGTGTTATGCAAACGGGATGGATAACGGAAGAAGGCTCCTCTTACTATCTAGCCACAGATGGGACTATGTACAAGGGGTGGCTGACTGAAGGAGATAAAAAGTTCTTTTTCGGTGCCGATGGAAAGATGCTTACTGGTCTTCAAACTGTTGAAACACAGCTTTACTATTTTGGCACAGATGGAATCATGCAGACTGGTGGCTGGGGATTTGTCAATAATAAGTGGTACTACTTTGGTGCCGATGGTACAGCATCTAAGGGTTGGTTGACTGAAGGAGAGAAGAAGTATTATCTAGATACAGATGGTTCCATGGTAATTGGCTGGAAGTTCCTAAATAATAATACTTGGTATTATTTTAATAGTAATGGAACGATGGCCACTGGCTGGGTACTTGATAAAAATAAATGGTACTATTTGAATACAAATGGAGAAATGCAGACCGGTTGGCTGACCGAAAATAGTTCCACCTATTATTTAAACAGAAGTAGTGGCGAAATGGTAATTGGTTGGTTAGCAATTGATAATAACTGGTACTATTTTGATACAAACGGAAAAATGGTAACAAGTGAAAAAGTTATTGATGGTAAGACGTATAACTTCTTTCCAAATGGTGTACTAAATACTGGTCCTGTTGTGAAAACAACCAGTTACAATTATTCGTTCCAGGAAATGCTTGATATTGAAATGAAGAAAAATCCGCAAACGGATAAGTACAGATACGCTAAGGCATATGTCAGCAGTGATTTTGTTCTAAAAGATTTAAAAGACCCAACCAAGGGAGTGGTCACCTCAACTACACCGCTCAATGTCCGAGAAGACACGAATACGAATTCATTTATTTTTGGAGCCTTGAAGAGCGGTGCTTCAGTAACCATTGTTTCGACGGTTGGTAATTGGTATGAGATTAAATATGATACATGGCGAAATGCAAAAGCAGAAGATGTTAGCTATTATCTTAATCCGAATACCTTTAGTTCTAACAGTACAGAGTATTTCCAGTTCCTACTTTTAAGTAAGAGTGCTGGAACGTCAGCGCAAGACTTAAACGCGAAAACACTTACCGGAAAAGGAATTTTACAAGGAAAAGGGCAAGCGTTTATTGATGCAAGTAAGCAATACAATGTGAATGAAGTATATCTAATTTCACATGCACTGCTTGAGACAGGAAATGGAACGTCACAATTAGCCAAAGGAATAGTGGTTGATACGGTGGATGGAAAAGCCGTTGAACCAAAAACGGTTTACAATATGTATGGTATAGGTGCGATTGATAGCTGTCCTAATACGTGTGGTGCGCAATATGCTTATAAGCAGGGGTGGTTTACTCCTGAAGCAGCGATTATTGGCGGAGCACAATTTATTGGACAAGGCTATATTAATGCGGCAGCACCACAAAATACGCTGTATAAGATGAGATGGAATCCGCTTAATCCCAATCACCAATATGCAACAGACATTGGTTGGGCAGCAAAACAAACCAACAATATTAAAAAAATCTATGATTCTTTAAGCTCGTATACATTGTATTACGACATTCCTCAATATAAATAG
- a CDS encoding DMT family transporter gives MKNKGIFFGLFSGFTWALDTVLIGMVLAKALFVSSDAVIFLAPLVSTFFHDMLSSFWMMAYMAFRGELTTSFKKLATRSGRFVVLGALLGGPIGMTGYVLAVKYLGASLSASISAVYPAIGAFFAFLLLKDRLTLKNWIGLFISILFIFILGFAGGEPSPSFILGFSFILLCIFGWGMECVILAYGMKDDEITPEQALQIRQVVSAVTYAALILPFFNAYPLVGEVFKSSELWLIAGVALSGTASYVYYYKAIYVMGPTRAMALNITYAAWAIILSAIILDTPITLKAVLCSIMILLGSILTVATKDELKWMNLIKGRRTA, from the coding sequence ATGAAAAATAAGGGGATTTTCTTCGGTTTGTTCTCAGGCTTCACCTGGGCGCTTGACACCGTTTTAATTGGAATGGTTTTAGCAAAAGCATTGTTTGTTTCATCAGATGCAGTTATTTTCCTAGCACCACTAGTTAGTACGTTTTTCCATGATATGCTTTCTAGCTTTTGGATGATGGCCTATATGGCCTTCAGAGGAGAATTAACTACCTCATTTAAAAAATTAGCAACACGCAGCGGACGATTTGTTGTCTTAGGCGCTTTACTTGGTGGACCAATTGGAATGACGGGTTATGTGCTTGCAGTTAAATATTTAGGTGCCTCCCTGTCGGCTTCTATTTCAGCAGTGTATCCAGCGATTGGTGCCTTCTTTGCTTTCTTATTATTAAAAGACAGATTAACGTTAAAAAACTGGATTGGCCTTTTTATTAGTATCTTATTCATTTTTATCTTAGGCTTTGCTGGCGGCGAGCCGTCTCCTAGCTTTATTCTTGGATTCTCGTTTATTCTTTTATGTATCTTCGGTTGGGGAATGGAATGTGTAATCCTTGCTTATGGAATGAAGGACGACGAAATAACACCAGAGCAAGCCTTGCAAATTCGTCAAGTAGTTTCAGCTGTCACATATGCAGCTCTGATATTACCATTTTTCAACGCCTACCCGCTTGTTGGCGAAGTGTTTAAGAGCAGTGAATTGTGGCTAATCGCCGGGGTTGCCCTTTCTGGAACGGCTTCGTATGTGTATTACTATAAAGCAATTTACGTTATGGGACCAACTCGTGCCATGGCCTTAAATATTACGTATGCAGCATGGGCGATTATTCTAAGTGCCATCATTTTAGATACTCCGATTACCCTTAAAGCCGTTCTTTGTAGTATTATGATTTTATTAGGATCCATACTGACTGTCGCTACTAAAGACGAGTTAAAATGGATGAATCTGATTAAAGGCAGGAGAACCGCTTAA
- a CDS encoding S8 family serine peptidase: MSLRSLKKKRKMASYVLASALVLSNLGFVAPASAATPTQGAQKNYAPLIEKFKQHLKLTDGNKKELKSKIKANFKATDKVRVIVEIDGQTPVEQATKQGKLYKELPETTKASLASKISNQQKAVKDKIKAKGVKLTYKNHFSTAFNGFSGELTYGDLSKLEEIEGVKHVYLAREYKRPLEEPTMKNSKSYIQTSATWADAGLKGEGMVVSVIDTGVDPSHKDFVLTDATKEGLTKNEVDTLVKQKGLKGKFFTDKVPYGYNYFDQNDTILDKGPDTGMHGMHVAGTVAANGDEENGGVKGVAPESQVLAMKVFSNDPLFPSTWSDVYLAAIDDSIKLGADVINMSLGDDASFYNEESAEDVAITRATNNGIVCAIAAGNAGAISYGWGENPYSKNPDIGVVGSPGLNPDSIQVAASGNLAYEYETGLTVDGVDGFTGVGYGVDDWSKLTESGQSLELVSLNGAFGYPEDYEGIDVAGKVVLVQRGDLSFADKAWIAAEAGAVGIIVYDDHGSAFYKNQGGWDIPFMLISQAEGQTLETAIADGHTTLHINQLNRQVDPESGRMTEFSSWGTTPSLELKPEITAPGGKIISTLNDNQYGEMSGTSMASPHVAGGAALVQQYLHQDKRFASLSVSDRTHLAKTLLMNTAKVITDVNGQAFSPRLQGAGMMQTYNAVKTPVYVVNKSNGQAKVELKDFTTKDFTMTLTAKNISTTDVTYDVLTDVLADTIQQNSEGEDHNALIAGNLQGVKVDGPKKVTVEAGKSKDITIHVDISQAKVPAIDADGNKTTMDLKEDMFVEGFVRLVDSDRNTDGKKELSQDLTIPYVGFYGKWDRPSILDGFKDLGESRFFDLQGMFNNEDEDGNSVEEPVHDMLSDDWFLEPVPDRGLYAFSPNGDWLHDDISTLPSLMRNAADLQFNILDENKKLLRRVKTEKDVRKSYFADGFGVPFSYSYDRAWDGTVKGKTVKDGLYYYQIKSVIDYAGAQYQTKEIPILVDTTEPQISPRYNEKTSSVVWDTVEKGSGVAAYGIFVNGEFVDEVTPDVNRYKLSNLPESAIVDVLAYDYAYNFGGGTVAIGDVTDAAPVIFVDDWTTVPYGAYNTMTVPVAGMVQEDLGLKSLTVNGQEVKTTYLGGAYMFQTTVSFQKDGFYDIIVKAVDKSDQTTSISRKVFIDTTAPVINVDAPNLVPKNVEEATLKFNLKDNYNYLSLFVDDNHEYEKAVVSPVDVMVPANDHIEVKVPLEIGKNIIKLKLRDLAGNETLREIVINRANVTGWKQENGSWYYYNNSVRATNWVKVRNTWYYLGSDGKMQTGWVKHHNKWYFLNKSGAMAVNQWVLYQNKWYYLGGDGTMQSGWISPNGKWYYLNSNGQMVTGWKQLGGKWYFFSNNGQLAVNTTINGYKLGSDGAWIK, translated from the coding sequence ATGAGCCTGAGGTCATTAAAAAAGAAAAGAAAAATGGCATCGTATGTTTTAGCTTCAGCTTTGGTTCTATCAAACCTTGGTTTTGTTGCACCAGCGTCTGCTGCAACACCAACACAAGGAGCACAAAAAAATTATGCACCTTTGATTGAAAAGTTTAAACAACACTTGAAATTAACAGATGGAAATAAGAAAGAATTAAAGAGTAAAATCAAGGCTAATTTCAAAGCGACTGACAAAGTCAGGGTTATTGTTGAGATTGATGGGCAAACACCTGTGGAACAAGCAACCAAGCAGGGCAAGCTTTACAAGGAGCTTCCTGAAACAACAAAAGCTTCATTAGCATCAAAGATAAGCAATCAGCAGAAAGCGGTAAAGGACAAAATTAAAGCAAAGGGAGTCAAACTTACATATAAGAATCATTTTTCCACGGCTTTTAATGGATTCAGCGGTGAACTGACCTATGGCGACCTATCTAAGCTTGAGGAAATTGAAGGGGTCAAGCATGTCTATTTGGCGCGTGAATACAAGCGCCCGCTTGAAGAGCCAACCATGAAAAACAGCAAGTCTTATATCCAAACAAGTGCTACTTGGGCGGACGCTGGTCTGAAGGGTGAGGGAATGGTCGTTTCCGTTATCGATACAGGTGTCGATCCATCACATAAAGATTTTGTCCTGACAGATGCAACAAAAGAAGGACTAACGAAAAATGAAGTGGATACTCTAGTGAAGCAAAAGGGCCTTAAAGGTAAATTTTTCACAGATAAAGTGCCATATGGTTACAATTATTTTGATCAAAATGATACCATCCTTGACAAGGGACCTGATACAGGAATGCACGGAATGCACGTGGCTGGTACGGTTGCGGCTAATGGGGATGAAGAAAATGGCGGTGTGAAAGGAGTAGCACCTGAATCTCAAGTGCTTGCAATGAAGGTCTTCAGTAACGACCCACTTTTCCCGTCGACTTGGTCTGATGTGTACCTGGCAGCCATTGATGATTCGATCAAATTGGGTGCAGATGTTATTAACATGAGTCTTGGTGACGATGCATCCTTTTATAATGAAGAAAGTGCTGAGGATGTAGCAATCACAAGAGCAACAAATAACGGGATTGTTTGTGCGATTGCTGCAGGGAACGCCGGAGCGATTTCCTATGGCTGGGGCGAAAATCCATACTCTAAAAATCCTGATATCGGTGTAGTTGGTTCACCAGGTCTGAATCCTGACAGCATTCAAGTTGCAGCATCTGGAAATTTAGCATATGAATACGAAACGGGGCTTACTGTTGATGGAGTAGACGGATTTACGGGTGTTGGTTATGGTGTGGATGACTGGTCAAAGCTTACAGAATCCGGCCAATCATTAGAATTAGTCAGCCTTAATGGTGCTTTTGGTTATCCTGAGGATTATGAAGGGATCGATGTGGCTGGAAAAGTGGTCCTTGTTCAACGTGGGGATCTCTCATTCGCAGATAAAGCCTGGATTGCAGCAGAAGCAGGGGCTGTAGGAATTATCGTCTATGACGATCATGGCTCTGCTTTTTATAAAAATCAAGGTGGCTGGGATATTCCGTTTATGCTGATTTCCCAGGCAGAGGGTCAGACCCTTGAAACAGCAATTGCAGATGGACATACTACCTTGCACATCAATCAGTTGAACCGTCAAGTTGACCCAGAATCAGGACGAATGACGGAGTTCTCTTCATGGGGAACGACACCTAGTCTGGAATTAAAACCGGAAATTACAGCTCCAGGCGGAAAAATTATTTCTACATTAAATGATAATCAATATGGGGAAATGAGCGGTACGTCCATGGCGTCACCACACGTGGCAGGTGGAGCCGCACTTGTCCAGCAATATCTCCATCAGGACAAGCGTTTCGCATCACTTTCTGTCAGCGATCGTACTCATTTAGCCAAAACGTTATTAATGAACACTGCCAAGGTCATTACGGATGTGAACGGACAAGCATTCTCGCCGCGCCTTCAGGGTGCAGGGATGATGCAAACGTATAATGCTGTAAAAACTCCTGTGTACGTAGTGAATAAAAGCAATGGTCAGGCGAAGGTTGAACTGAAGGATTTTACGACTAAAGATTTTACTATGACGTTGACCGCTAAAAATATTTCAACAACAGATGTGACGTATGACGTCCTTACCGATGTTTTAGCAGATACCATTCAGCAAAATTCTGAAGGGGAAGATCATAATGCCCTAATCGCCGGTAATCTTCAGGGGGTAAAGGTCGATGGCCCTAAAAAAGTAACAGTTGAAGCTGGAAAGTCCAAGGATATTACGATCCATGTAGATATCAGTCAGGCAAAGGTTCCTGCCATTGATGCTGATGGAAATAAAACAACGATGGACCTCAAAGAAGATATGTTTGTAGAAGGCTTTGTTCGTTTGGTAGATAGCGACCGCAACACGGATGGGAAAAAAGAGTTGAGTCAGGATCTGACTATTCCTTATGTAGGGTTTTATGGAAAATGGGATCGCCCGTCGATTTTGGATGGCTTCAAAGACCTAGGAGAGTCCCGCTTTTTTGATCTTCAAGGGATGTTTAACAACGAGGATGAGGATGGAAATTCAGTCGAAGAACCTGTTCATGACATGCTTTCAGACGATTGGTTCTTAGAGCCTGTTCCAGATCGCGGCTTATATGCGTTTTCACCGAATGGTGACTGGCTTCACGATGACATCAGCACTTTGCCATCCTTAATGAGAAATGCTGCAGACCTTCAATTTAATATTTTAGATGAAAATAAAAAATTGCTTCGCAGAGTAAAAACGGAAAAAGATGTGCGAAAGAGTTATTTTGCAGACGGTTTCGGAGTGCCGTTTTCCTACAGCTATGACCGCGCATGGGATGGTACTGTGAAAGGCAAAACAGTCAAAGATGGATTATATTATTATCAAATCAAGTCTGTGATTGACTATGCAGGTGCACAATATCAAACAAAAGAGATCCCAATCCTAGTGGATACTACGGAGCCGCAGATTAGCCCGAGATATAACGAGAAAACATCATCTGTTGTTTGGGATACAGTGGAGAAAGGTTCCGGTGTAGCTGCTTACGGAATATTTGTAAATGGCGAATTTGTCGATGAAGTGACTCCTGATGTGAATCGCTATAAATTAAGTAATCTTCCAGAAAGTGCAATCGTTGACGTGCTTGCCTATGATTATGCATATAATTTCGGCGGTGGAACTGTTGCTATTGGCGATGTAACAGACGCTGCTCCAGTGATTTTCGTAGATGATTGGACTACCGTTCCATATGGGGCATACAACACGATGACAGTTCCTGTAGCTGGAATGGTTCAAGAAGATTTAGGGTTAAAGTCATTGACGGTAAATGGACAAGAAGTGAAAACCACTTATCTTGGTGGTGCGTATATGTTCCAGACGACAGTCAGTTTCCAAAAAGATGGTTTCTACGATATTATCGTAAAAGCGGTAGATAAATCGGATCAAACGACTTCGATTTCACGGAAGGTGTTCATTGATACAACTGCACCAGTAATTAATGTTGATGCTCCGAACCTTGTTCCGAAAAATGTGGAAGAGGCAACCTTAAAGTTCAACCTTAAGGATAATTACAATTATCTATCTTTATTTGTCGATGATAATCACGAATATGAAAAAGCGGTTGTGAGCCCGGTGGATGTGATGGTACCAGCTAATGATCATATTGAAGTAAAGGTACCATTAGAAATCGGTAAAAATATTATCAAGCTTAAGCTTCGCGACCTTGCTGGCAATGAAACATTAAGAGAAATCGTAATTAACCGAGCAAATGTAACAGGTTGGAAGCAAGAAAACGGATCATGGTATTACTATAACAATAGTGTGAGGGCAACAAACTGGGTAAAGGTTCGCAATACATGGTATTACCTTGGCAGTGATGGAAAAATGCAAACTGGCTGGGTTAAACACCACAACAAATGGTACTTCCTCAATAAATCAGGGGCAATGGCTGTGAATCAATGGGTGCTTTACCAAAACAAATGGTACTACCTAGGTGGAGATGGTACGATGCAATCGGGATGGATTTCTCCAAATGGCAAATGGTACTACCTAAATAGTAACGGTCAAATGGTCACAGGTTGGAAGCAATTGGGGGGGAAATGGTACTTCTTCTCCAACAACGGTCAACTCGCTGTCAATACAACGATTAACGGCTATAAACTTGGCAGTGACGGTGCGTGGATAAAATAA
- a CDS encoding M14 family metallocarboxypeptidase, giving the protein MVKGWFVDDDSWYYTYSNGIMAANTTIQGYTLGSNGAWIANLVNPKQAYSYNDLMADINKFKRNFPGFIQTQIIGKSVDGRNIYAIKLGRGEKEIFFNGSHHAREHMTTNVLMEMLDQYASSYSAKRNFNSYNVRDLLNKVSIWFVPMVNPDGVMLVQEGASTAKNPQYVIQLNGGKTDFSSWKANIRGVDLNRQYPADWANIANNTGKPAPENFKGYQPLSEPEVQAVSNFVKTHHFKIATAYHSSGRILYWNFHQATAAYNRDYQIAQKYSKLTGYSLVFPGPNPSGGGFTDWFIQDMKMPGFTPEISTHTYSKPVPLSNFDTIWKENQSAGLLLAVEALKL; this is encoded by the coding sequence ATGGTTAAAGGTTGGTTCGTGGATGATGATAGCTGGTATTATACCTATTCAAACGGCATCATGGCAGCCAATACCACAATTCAAGGATATACACTGGGAAGCAACGGTGCCTGGATCGCTAATCTCGTGAATCCAAAGCAGGCCTATTCGTATAATGACTTAATGGCGGATATAAATAAATTCAAACGGAATTTTCCAGGATTTATTCAGACCCAAATTATTGGAAAGTCAGTTGACGGCAGGAATATTTACGCTATTAAGCTAGGCAGAGGAGAAAAGGAAATCTTTTTCAACGGTTCGCATCATGCGCGCGAACATATGACAACAAATGTGTTGATGGAAATGCTGGATCAATACGCTTCCTCTTACTCGGCCAAGCGTAATTTCAATAGCTATAACGTAAGAGACCTGTTAAATAAGGTTTCCATCTGGTTTGTCCCAATGGTCAATCCTGATGGGGTTATGCTCGTACAAGAAGGAGCTTCTACAGCTAAAAACCCTCAATATGTAATACAGCTAAACGGAGGGAAGACAGATTTTTCTTCGTGGAAAGCAAACATACGTGGCGTGGACTTGAATCGTCAATATCCTGCGGACTGGGCAAATATTGCAAATAACACGGGGAAACCAGCTCCAGAGAATTTCAAAGGCTATCAACCATTAAGTGAGCCAGAAGTTCAAGCGGTTTCCAATTTTGTGAAAACACATCATTTTAAAATTGCCACAGCGTATCACTCTTCTGGACGCATTCTATATTGGAACTTTCATCAAGCGACGGCAGCATATAACCGTGATTACCAAATTGCTCAAAAGTATTCTAAGTTAACGGGTTACAGTTTAGTGTTTCCAGGACCAAATCCAAGTGGGGGCGGCTTCACCGATTGGTTTATTCAGGACATGAAGATGCCTGGATTCACACCGGAGATTTCCACTCATACATACAGTAAACCAGTACCGCTTTCAAACTTTGATACCATTTGGAAAGAAAACCAATCAGCAGGGTTATTGCTGGCAGTGGAGGCACTCAAGCTCTAA